The Virgibacillus phasianinus genome includes a window with the following:
- a CDS encoding M24 family metallopeptidase, which translates to MNSQFSRVREWMNENNVASLVITDPANQFYLSGFKALIYSRPILLIIDHETSAFILPSLEEKHAEAEAEVDNLYAYYETPEMAGGNASNDPTELLQQVLKQKHGPGETIAFDLSYASARLVMDVKEVGFNVADASKRIQTLRYRKNPQEMETMKEAGKLVEVAVDKSIRTAAEGVTELEVDAAGNAELFAETAREYPNASLDLTVMTPSGPVRSVMPHVFSNTRKLEEGDVAIHTRQVGLNGYRAELERTFVVGKASDRQKEAFHVMVRAQEAALKMIKPGVQAKEIDLAARKVITEAGLEEYAIHRVGHAIGVSSHEEPHIRFDNSLELEEGMAFCIEPGIYIPGVGGFRHSDTVIITADGYELITEYPRDLKRLTI; encoded by the coding sequence ATGAATAGTCAGTTTTCTAGAGTTAGGGAATGGATGAATGAGAATAATGTGGCGTCTTTGGTTATCACGGACCCTGCGAACCAATTTTATTTGAGTGGTTTTAAGGCATTGATTTATTCGAGACCGATATTATTAATTATTGATCATGAAACGTCAGCTTTTATTCTGCCATCGTTGGAGGAAAAGCATGCTGAAGCGGAGGCAGAGGTTGATAACCTTTATGCCTATTATGAGACCCCCGAAATGGCTGGTGGAAATGCATCAAATGATCCAACTGAACTGCTGCAGCAGGTTCTAAAACAGAAGCACGGACCTGGCGAAACAATTGCTTTTGATCTTTCTTATGCATCGGCGAGATTAGTTATGGATGTAAAAGAAGTAGGTTTTAATGTAGCAGATGCGAGTAAACGGATTCAAACATTGCGTTACCGAAAAAATCCTCAGGAAATGGAAACGATGAAAGAAGCGGGAAAGCTGGTTGAAGTGGCGGTGGACAAATCCATTCGCACAGCTGCCGAAGGGGTAACAGAGCTTGAAGTTGATGCAGCGGGAAATGCGGAGCTGTTTGCTGAAACAGCCAGGGAATATCCGAACGCATCACTTGATTTGACGGTTATGACACCTTCTGGACCAGTGCGCAGCGTCATGCCGCATGTATTTTCCAATACACGAAAACTAGAGGAAGGTGATGTGGCGATCCATACCAGACAGGTCGGGTTAAATGGATATCGCGCCGAGCTAGAGCGTACATTTGTTGTCGGAAAAGCAAGCGATAGACAAAAAGAGGCTTTTCATGTAATGGTAAGGGCGCAGGAAGCCGCATTGAAGATGATTAAGCCAGGTGTACAGGCGAAGGAAATTGATTTGGCTGCAAGAAAGGTAATCACGGAAGCAGGGCTTGAGGAATATGCCATACACCGAGTGGGACATGCCATAGGTGTATCTTCGCATGAAGAACCGCATATCCGCTTTGATAATTCATTGGAGTTAGAGGAAGGAATGGCATTCTGTATCGAGCCAGGCATTTATATACCGGGCGTGGGCGGATTTCGTCACTCGGACACGGTGATTATTACCGCTGACGGCTATGAATTGATAACCGAATATCCTCGAGATTTAAAGCGTCTAACGATATAG
- a CDS encoding DoxX family protein yields the protein MLRFLQNNLVVAYILTIIRIYLGWQWAVAGWEKITGSFDASGFLKGALTKASGEHPAVQPWWSTFLEQLALPHVEWFNVLVPWGEFLVGIGLILGVCTTFSVFVALLLNFSYMFSGTTSTNPQMILMEFILLAAAFNSSKIGLDRVLVPYARNVWEKVVFRKRSTVSVERT from the coding sequence ATGCTTCGTTTTTTACAAAATAATCTTGTGGTCGCATACATATTAACAATAATTCGGATTTATCTTGGTTGGCAGTGGGCAGTTGCCGGATGGGAAAAAATCACGGGATCATTTGACGCTTCTGGTTTCTTAAAAGGAGCGTTAACCAAGGCATCAGGGGAACACCCAGCGGTTCAGCCATGGTGGAGCACATTCCTCGAACAACTTGCGTTACCACATGTTGAGTGGTTCAATGTCCTGGTTCCATGGGGAGAATTCCTTGTCGGGATCGGTTTAATACTGGGGGTTTGCACAACCTTTTCAGTCTTTGTTGCATTGCTGTTAAATTTCTCGTACATGTTTTCCGGGACCACAAGTACGAATCCACAAATGATTCTGATGGAATTCATTCTTCTTGCGGCAGCCTTTAACTCGAGCAAAATTGGTCTGGATCGAGTGCTTGTTCCATATGCTCGGAATGTTTGGGAAAAAGTTGTGTTTAGAAAGCGTTCGACGGTGTCTGTGGAACGTACGTGA
- a CDS encoding alpha/beta hydrolase, protein MRIVPDKPFLYKGGKRGVLLLHGFTGNTKDVRALGNYLNKHGYTCYAPLYAGHGTSPEELLTSRSAEWWQDVVDGYNYLKKLQIEEIAVVGLSLGALYALKLGSMLPVNGIVSMCAPIKKKSLETLSDHITRYAVNYKKMEKKSDQQIQNELTSIHKSSDTILLDVQHVIEDVNNRLPAIECPALIIQARQDHRANLESPDILYNKISSTKKSIKWYEQSSHIITRGPEKNQLHTDIHDFLEGT, encoded by the coding sequence ATGCGGATTGTCCCAGATAAACCTTTTTTATATAAAGGTGGAAAAAGAGGGGTTCTTTTATTACATGGTTTTACAGGAAATACAAAAGATGTGCGGGCCCTTGGCAACTATTTAAATAAACACGGCTATACCTGTTATGCGCCTCTATACGCTGGTCATGGAACATCGCCAGAAGAACTACTAACTTCACGGTCAGCAGAATGGTGGCAGGACGTTGTGGATGGATACAACTATTTAAAAAAGCTTCAAATTGAGGAAATTGCGGTTGTCGGCCTCTCCCTAGGGGCTCTCTACGCATTAAAACTTGGCAGCATGCTGCCTGTCAATGGAATTGTATCAATGTGTGCACCGATAAAGAAAAAGAGCCTAGAAACGCTTAGCGACCATATTACAAGGTACGCAGTAAATTACAAGAAGATGGAAAAGAAATCTGATCAGCAAATCCAGAACGAATTAACGTCTATACACAAGTCTTCCGATACTATTTTACTAGATGTCCAGCATGTGATTGAAGATGTAAACAACAGGCTTCCTGCTATTGAGTGCCCTGCACTTATTATCCAGGCAAGACAAGACCATCGTGCAAATCTGGAAAGCCCAGACATCCTATATAACAAAATTTCATCTACCAAAAAATCTATAAAATGGTACGAACAATCCTCCCATATCATCACCCGAGGACCAGAGAAAAACCAATTACACACCGACATCCATGACTTTTTAGAAGGGACGTAG
- a CDS encoding trimeric intracellular cation channel family protein: protein MTWDVLNIIGTIAFAISGAIVAMREDYDILGVQVLGFTTAFGGSTIRNLLIGIPIENIWQQGDLFIVVFLTIIVIFILPNQWLQYWDKWGFLFDAMGLASFAMQGALSAVQIGAPLSAVLVAATLTGSGGGMIRDVFAGRKPMIFREEIYALWATLGGLMIGLGFIQGPWSTGALFVAIVILRMLSVHFKWRLPQHSVS, encoded by the coding sequence GTGACATGGGATGTTCTGAATATTATCGGCACCATTGCCTTTGCAATCAGCGGTGCCATTGTTGCGATGAGAGAGGATTATGATATATTAGGTGTCCAAGTGTTAGGATTTACGACGGCATTTGGGGGCAGTACGATTCGTAATTTGTTAATTGGTATACCGATTGAAAACATTTGGCAGCAGGGTGATTTATTCATTGTTGTCTTCTTGACAATCATCGTTATATTTATACTGCCGAATCAGTGGCTGCAATATTGGGATAAATGGGGCTTTCTGTTTGATGCGATGGGGTTAGCTTCATTTGCAATGCAAGGGGCTCTTAGCGCAGTTCAAATTGGTGCACCGTTAAGTGCAGTGCTCGTTGCGGCAACTCTGACAGGTTCTGGCGGGGGAATGATCCGGGATGTTTTTGCAGGGAGGAAACCAATGATTTTTCGTGAAGAAATTTATGCTCTGTGGGCGACATTGGGCGGATTGATGATTGGTCTTGGCTTTATTCAGGGGCCTTGGTCTACAGGTGCTCTTTTTGTTGCGATTGTTATATTGCGGATGTTGTCGGTGCATTTTAAATGGAGGTTACCCCAGCATTCAGTGTCGTGA
- a CDS encoding ArgE/DapE family deacylase: protein MDQEQAKSFLKEIIQIKSVNPPGNETEVANKLKTLFDEHGIETELVEYDENRANLIAHLKGEEDGPVLGLTGHMDVVPTGENEWEHDPFGAEEEDGKIYGRGACDMKSGLVACALAMVALKEEGLPIKGEVTLLATVGEEAGAVGSRQLTERGYAESLDALIIAEPTQNKIKIAHKGALWPQIITYGKTAHGSMPDVGVNAIIHMNEIIHEILGEEFELKYEEDELLGSPTYSIDVIKGGSNTNIVPDQCFTNIDIRTVPSQDHKQIIEQIEQVIEKVKKKYPELKAEIRTLNDQSPVKTSSEDPFVKLVQNVVKADGSAELGGITAYSDGSQFIHAKKDFPIVVLGPGETSTAHQPDEYVEVDKYLDSINLYQEIAKKFLT from the coding sequence ATGGATCAGGAACAAGCTAAATCATTTTTAAAAGAGATCATTCAAATCAAAAGTGTTAACCCTCCCGGAAATGAAACGGAAGTCGCTAACAAGTTAAAAACCCTATTTGATGAACATGGCATCGAGACGGAGCTTGTTGAATACGACGAGAACCGGGCTAATTTAATCGCCCATTTAAAAGGCGAAGAAGACGGCCCCGTTCTTGGACTTACCGGGCATATGGATGTCGTTCCTACCGGTGAGAACGAATGGGAGCACGACCCTTTTGGTGCTGAAGAAGAGGATGGAAAAATTTATGGCCGCGGGGCATGTGACATGAAAAGTGGCCTTGTTGCCTGCGCACTGGCTATGGTTGCGTTAAAGGAAGAAGGTCTTCCGATAAAAGGAGAAGTAACCCTTCTGGCCACAGTTGGTGAAGAAGCAGGAGCAGTTGGTTCCCGCCAGTTAACGGAAAGAGGGTATGCCGAATCATTAGATGCCCTGATTATCGCGGAGCCCACCCAAAATAAAATTAAAATTGCCCATAAGGGTGCACTTTGGCCACAAATCATTACGTACGGCAAAACCGCCCATGGCTCAATGCCCGATGTGGGTGTGAATGCGATTATTCATATGAATGAAATTATCCATGAGATTTTGGGAGAGGAATTTGAATTAAAATATGAAGAGGATGAGCTGTTAGGCAGCCCAACCTACAGCATCGATGTCATTAAAGGCGGCTCTAATACAAATATCGTCCCCGACCAATGCTTTACCAATATCGATATCCGGACCGTTCCCTCACAGGATCACAAGCAAATCATTGAGCAGATTGAACAGGTAATTGAGAAGGTTAAGAAAAAATATCCGGAACTTAAAGCTGAAATTCGCACACTGAACGATCAGTCACCTGTCAAAACTTCCAGTGAGGATCCCTTTGTGAAGCTCGTACAAAATGTCGTAAAAGCTGATGGATCAGCAGAACTGGGAGGCATAACAGCATACTCTGACGGTTCCCAATTTATCCACGCAAAGAAAGACTTTCCGATCGTTGTCTTAGGGCCCGGGGAAACATCCACCGCCCATCAACCTGATGAGTACGTTGAAGTGGATAAATATTTGGACAGTATTAATCTTTATCAGGAAATTGCCAAGAAATTTTTAACATAA
- a CDS encoding catalase — protein MTTRQGHPVKYNQNIRTVGNRGPATLENYHFIEKISHFDRERVPERVVHARGAGAHGYFETYGKVGDDPISKYTRAKVFQEAGKQTPVFVRFSTVNHGKHSPETLRDPRGFAVKFYTEDGNWDLVGNNLKIFFIRDAMKFPDVVHAFIPDPVTNIQDTQRIFDFCCNSPESLHMITFLFSPWGIPANYREMQGSGVNTYKWVNEEGKAVLIKYHWEPKQGIKNLKQEDAEKIQAKNFNHATQDLYEAIERGDYPEWELFVQILSDDDHPELDFDPLDDTKIWPKDQIPWQPVGRMVLNKNPENYFAEVEQAAFGTGVLVDGLDFSDDKMLQGRTFSYSDTQRYRIGANYLQLPINAAKKRAATNLRDGQMAYYVDQSPERNPHVNYEPSSLNGLEETTRSRKDYTPKVEGELVHESIDRTNDFKQAGETYRAFDDVERDELINNLVNGLSSCEKVIQDKMIELCTKADENYGRRVGEGLKNHPNQQKGEHGPAGATGTSEAVDEAGQTGHGSDSY, from the coding sequence CTGACAACTCGCCAAGGCCATCCCGTGAAGTATAATCAAAATATCCGAACGGTGGGAAATCGCGGTCCTGCCACGCTTGAGAACTATCATTTTATTGAAAAAATCTCGCATTTTGACCGGGAGCGGGTACCGGAGCGTGTCGTCCATGCTCGAGGTGCAGGGGCGCATGGATATTTTGAAACCTATGGAAAAGTAGGCGATGATCCGATTTCAAAGTATACTCGGGCAAAAGTTTTTCAGGAGGCGGGCAAGCAAACGCCGGTTTTTGTGCGTTTTTCGACGGTCAACCACGGGAAGCATTCTCCCGAAACATTGCGTGATCCCCGTGGATTCGCGGTTAAGTTCTATACAGAGGATGGAAACTGGGACCTGGTGGGGAACAACCTCAAGATATTCTTTATCCGTGATGCGATGAAGTTTCCTGATGTTGTTCACGCCTTCATTCCGGATCCGGTCACCAATATTCAGGATACCCAGCGAATCTTTGACTTTTGCTGCAATTCCCCTGAATCGCTGCATATGATTACGTTTCTATTCTCGCCATGGGGGATACCAGCCAACTATCGGGAAATGCAGGGATCGGGTGTTAACACGTATAAGTGGGTCAACGAGGAAGGGAAAGCCGTTCTTATTAAATACCACTGGGAGCCAAAGCAAGGCATTAAAAACCTCAAGCAGGAAGACGCCGAGAAAATTCAGGCGAAAAATTTCAATCATGCAACACAGGATTTGTATGAAGCAATTGAACGCGGCGATTACCCGGAATGGGAATTGTTTGTTCAGATTCTAAGCGATGATGACCATCCTGAGCTGGATTTCGATCCACTGGATGACACGAAAATCTGGCCGAAAGATCAAATTCCGTGGCAACCGGTCGGGCGCATGGTGTTGAACAAAAATCCGGAAAACTATTTTGCAGAGGTTGAACAAGCAGCCTTTGGTACAGGGGTTCTAGTGGATGGATTGGATTTTTCCGATGATAAGATGCTGCAAGGGCGGACTTTCTCCTATTCAGATACCCAGCGTTACCGAATTGGCGCAAATTATTTACAGCTGCCTATCAATGCGGCTAAAAAACGGGCGGCAACCAACCTGCGTGATGGGCAAATGGCCTATTATGTTGACCAATCACCCGAGCGGAATCCGCATGTCAATTATGAACCGTCATCTCTAAACGGACTTGAAGAAACAACAAGATCCAGAAAAGACTACACGCCGAAAGTGGAAGGCGAACTTGTCCATGAAAGTATCGACCGGACCAATGACTTCAAGCAAGCCGGGGAAACGTACCGCGCGTTTGATGATGTTGAACGAGATGAGCTGATCAATAATCTTGTCAACGGACTGTCTTCATGTGAAAAGGTTATCCAGGATAAAATGATTGAGCTGTGCACCAAGGCGGATGAGAATTACGGCCGCAGGGTGGGTGAAGGACTGAAAAATCACCCGAATCAACAGAAAGGGGAGCACGGGCCAGCTGGTGCAACAGGTACAAGTGAAGCAGTTGATGAAGCGGGACAAACTGGGCATGGCAGTGACTCTTATTAG
- a CDS encoding SDR family oxidoreductase has protein sequence MKLTDKVAVVTGAASGMGKAIAELYAKEGAKVIACDLNREGAEAVAEGIVNDGGVAKAVQVNVVKQEDVDRMIDTAVQEYGTLDILVNNAGVMDGFEPVGDIPDEKWDFIFDINTKGVMRAMRKAIPIFLEKESGVIINTASTGGLNGAHAGAIYGASKHAVVGLTKNTGFMYAQKGIRCNAIAPGAVETNIGSSITDVNEFGMSRAQVAQSVIPRTGQAEEIAKVALFLASDDSSFVNGTVVTADGGWTAAF, from the coding sequence GTGAAATTAACAGATAAGGTAGCCGTCGTAACAGGTGCAGCTTCAGGAATGGGAAAAGCAATTGCCGAATTGTATGCGAAAGAAGGCGCAAAGGTAATTGCCTGTGACCTTAACCGAGAAGGTGCAGAGGCTGTGGCGGAAGGAATCGTCAATGATGGCGGCGTAGCTAAGGCGGTACAAGTGAATGTCGTCAAGCAAGAAGACGTCGACCGGATGATTGATACAGCCGTGCAGGAATATGGAACATTGGATATCCTAGTAAACAATGCCGGTGTCATGGATGGTTTCGAACCGGTTGGGGATATTCCCGATGAAAAATGGGATTTCATTTTCGATATTAATACGAAAGGCGTTATGCGGGCAATGCGCAAAGCAATTCCGATCTTTTTGGAAAAAGAAAGTGGCGTCATCATCAACACCGCTTCAACTGGCGGACTCAATGGTGCCCATGCGGGAGCTATCTACGGCGCTTCCAAACATGCGGTCGTTGGCCTGACCAAAAATACCGGATTCATGTACGCTCAGAAAGGCATCCGCTGTAATGCCATTGCCCCGGGCGCTGTTGAAACAAATATCGGCTCCTCCATCACCGATGTCAATGAATTCGGCATGAGCCGCGCACAGGTTGCGCAAAGCGTCATTCCACGTACTGGTCAAGCCGAAGAAATTGCCAAGGTCGCATTATTCTTAGCGTCTGATGACTCAAGCTTCGTCAATGGGACGGTCGTAACAGCCGATGGTGGCTGGACCGCAGCGTTTTAA
- a CDS encoding VOC family protein, translating into MMEQKFFREPSTFVGHVELNITNLASSLEFYQEVIGLQILEQSERRAVLTADGKTGLISLVQPEQAAPKQANTTGLYHYAILLPNRVDLAKVIQHFSELNIRIGASDHLVSEALYLNDPDGNGIEIYVDRPSSTWTWKNSEVAMTVDPLDIKDIMGDLGNESWEGLPAGTVIGHIHLHVSELKNTEEFYREGLGFDVVNRFGAQALFISTGGYHHHIGLNTWAGAGAPAPAENSAGLAFFALTLPSEGAREKVIDRLQGLGYDVERDDEVFMTKDPSGNRIKLQV; encoded by the coding sequence ATGATGGAACAGAAATTTTTTCGTGAACCGAGTACATTTGTCGGTCATGTTGAATTAAACATAACGAATCTTGCAAGTTCGCTTGAATTCTATCAGGAAGTAATCGGCTTGCAAATACTGGAGCAATCAGAAAGAAGGGCCGTGCTTACCGCTGATGGGAAGACGGGTCTGATATCACTTGTCCAGCCAGAACAGGCGGCCCCGAAACAAGCAAATACAACGGGATTGTATCATTATGCAATCCTGCTTCCTAACCGGGTTGATCTGGCAAAAGTAATTCAGCATTTCAGCGAGCTCAACATTCGGATTGGCGCATCCGATCATCTTGTCAGCGAGGCTCTCTATCTAAATGACCCGGATGGCAATGGGATCGAAATTTATGTGGACCGGCCATCTTCTACCTGGACCTGGAAGAACAGTGAGGTGGCAATGACTGTCGATCCACTGGATATAAAGGATATAATGGGGGATCTTGGAAACGAAAGCTGGGAAGGACTGCCAGCAGGAACCGTAATCGGGCATATCCACCTGCATGTTTCCGAATTGAAAAATACAGAAGAATTTTATCGAGAGGGGCTCGGCTTTGATGTAGTCAATCGGTTCGGCGCACAGGCACTCTTTATCTCAACTGGTGGCTATCATCACCATATCGGGTTGAACACATGGGCTGGAGCTGGTGCACCTGCACCAGCTGAAAATAGTGCTGGCCTGGCATTCTTTGCACTAACGCTTCCAAGTGAAGGCGCTAGGGAAAAGGTAATCGATCGGCTGCAAGGACTTGGTTATGATGTCGAAAGGGATGATGAAGTTTTTATGACAAAAGATCCTTCCGGTAACCGGATTAAATTACAGGTTTAA
- a CDS encoding monooxygenase has product MTHILQIDFTMQGPFGDEMAEVFADLAKSINEEEGLIWKIWTESPDTNEAGGVYLFESKETAEKYLNMHTNRLAKFGITGVNAKILAINSKLTEINNGPVK; this is encoded by the coding sequence ATGACACACATATTACAGATTGACTTTACCATGCAGGGCCCATTCGGTGATGAAATGGCCGAGGTATTCGCTGATTTAGCTAAGAGTATAAACGAAGAAGAAGGACTTATCTGGAAAATATGGACAGAATCCCCTGATACAAACGAAGCTGGAGGGGTTTATCTGTTTGAATCAAAAGAAACAGCGGAGAAATATTTGAATATGCATACCAATAGGTTGGCTAAATTTGGAATAACAGGGGTTAACGCAAAAATCCTGGCCATCAATTCTAAACTTACGGAGATCAACAATGGTCCAGTAAAATAA
- a CDS encoding cation diffusion facilitator family transporter produces MKELFVLLKKGSMSALWASIMNAVIAIIKAITFFVTGNVAMFAELMHSIGDAANQLFVFVGSALSKKAPTDRFPGGFARLVNLVLLGSVLVVGVLAFETIKEGIHHITAPPESGSWFWLNIAVLGVAAILESVVWFKAMKEITGDMGDETITGFKIVTESFKNLGDAKPATKLVFLEDMVAASGAVIAILAIVIGTYTPFHSAEGYASVIIGLMLFYVVGRIFLDNAAGVLGVSDEDMEKKIGEFVFGEPQIKDIRDLMVIKEGEELHVELKIELDPGMTIAEADDIRDGIEKKILNEKGVTEVIIEFDEDDQVQNWKSPGKENG; encoded by the coding sequence ATGAAAGAACTGTTCGTGCTGTTAAAAAAAGGAAGCATGTCTGCCTTATGGGCCAGTATCATGAACGCGGTCATTGCAATTATAAAAGCTATCACTTTTTTCGTGACAGGTAATGTGGCGATGTTTGCCGAGTTGATGCACAGTATTGGGGATGCGGCAAACCAACTTTTTGTATTTGTTGGATCTGCTCTGAGTAAAAAGGCACCTACCGACCGTTTCCCGGGAGGATTTGCGCGGCTGGTTAATTTGGTGTTACTTGGTTCGGTATTAGTTGTCGGTGTATTGGCATTTGAAACAATCAAAGAAGGGATTCATCATATAACTGCTCCACCTGAATCCGGTTCGTGGTTTTGGTTGAACATAGCCGTTCTTGGAGTCGCAGCGATACTGGAGTCTGTCGTCTGGTTTAAGGCAATGAAGGAAATAACTGGGGATATGGGAGATGAAACCATCACGGGGTTCAAAATTGTGACGGAAAGCTTCAAAAATTTAGGAGACGCGAAACCAGCCACAAAGCTCGTATTTTTGGAAGATATGGTGGCTGCAAGCGGTGCCGTAATCGCCATTCTAGCCATCGTGATTGGCACCTACACCCCGTTTCATTCCGCCGAGGGGTATGCATCGGTCATTATTGGTCTTATGTTGTTCTATGTTGTAGGCCGAATTTTTCTTGATAACGCGGCAGGTGTCTTAGGGGTTTCCGATGAGGACATGGAGAAAAAGATTGGCGAGTTCGTATTTGGCGAACCACAGATAAAAGATATACGAGATCTTATGGTTATCAAAGAAGGGGAAGAATTGCACGTTGAATTAAAAATAGAACTTGATCCAGGCATGACAATCGCGGAGGCTGATGATATCCGCGATGGTATTGAGAAAAAGATTTTAAATGAAAAAGGCGTAACAGAGGTAATCATTGAGTTTGATGAGGATGATCAGGTTCAAAACTGGAAAAGTCCAGGGAAAGAAAACGGATGA
- a CDS encoding nucleoside deaminase: MDKFMERAVNLALENVRDGGQPFGAVLVKDNDVFTEGVNELHRTYDVSGHAELLAIRCAQEQLQTNDLSGYTMYASGEPCPMCLTAMYFAGIERVYYCASVEDAVAAGLGKSKMIYEDLQKVKEDRTLSMVKMPLKEGMENPMELWKER, from the coding sequence ATGGATAAATTTATGGAACGCGCAGTGAACCTGGCGCTAGAAAATGTTCGCGATGGGGGACAACCGTTTGGCGCGGTATTAGTGAAGGATAATGACGTATTTACGGAGGGTGTAAATGAGCTGCACCGGACGTACGATGTCAGTGGACATGCGGAATTACTGGCCATCCGTTGTGCACAGGAACAATTGCAAACGAACGATTTGTCTGGGTATACCATGTATGCAAGCGGGGAGCCGTGTCCGATGTGTTTGACTGCCATGTATTTTGCTGGAATTGAAAGAGTTTACTATTGTGCTTCAGTAGAGGATGCCGTTGCAGCGGGATTGGGGAAATCGAAAATGATCTATGAAGATTTACAAAAAGTGAAAGAAGACCGCACGCTTTCGATGGTGAAAATGCCATTAAAGGAAGGTATGGAAAACCCGATGGAACTGTGGAAAGAGCGGTAG